In Oryzias melastigma strain HK-1 linkage group LG10, ASM292280v2, whole genome shotgun sequence, a single window of DNA contains:
- the hbegfa gene encoding heparin-binding EGF-like growth factor a, whose product MRTLRTVLLLVYALAVCRVASGAAVDRHENDRQQHTSVINLLGTTRGMREEVKNWGVSATTAGNQEEEEYDDDEAYYDYLEEDEASGDYEVGLPRVAMSSKPKDPSSILEADKTERKTRKGKGKKKGKGLGRKRNPCLKKYKNFCIHGTCQYLRDLRAPSCVCLPNYSGERCEFITLPVHSPPGYNRTTALAVVAVVLSSLCLVIIGLLLMLRFHKRGAYDIESEEKVKLGLAPNH is encoded by the exons ATGAGGACTTTACGCACGGTGCTCCTGCTGGTTTACGCGCTGG CGGTTTGCAGGGTGGCCAGCGGTGCAGCTGTTGACCGGCATGAGAATGACAGGCAGCAGCACACATCTGTCATAAACCTTCTGGGCACAACCAGGGGCATGAGGGAGGAGGTAAAAAACTGGGGAGTGAGCGCCACAACAGCAGGAAACCAGGAAGAGGAGGAATACGATGATGATGAAGCATACTATGATTATCTGGAAGAGGATGAAGCTTCTGGAGACTATGAAGTGGGCTTGCCAAGAG TTGCAATGTCAAGCAAACCCAAGGATCCGTCTTCCATCCTGGAGGCTGACAAAACAGAACGCAAGACAAGGAAAGGAAAGGGAAAGAAGAAGGGCAAAGGTTTGGGAAGGAAGAGGAACCCCTGCCTGAAGAAGTACAAGAATTTCTGCATTCACGGCACCTGCCAGTACCTGAGGGACCTCCGCGCCCCTTCCTGTGT ATGTCTCCCAAATTACTCTGGGGAAAGATGTGAGTTCATCACACTGCCTGTTCATTCGCCCCCGGGATACAACAGGACTACAGCGCTAGCTGTGGTGGCGGTGGTTCTGTCCTCCCTCTGCCTCGTAATCATCGGTCTTTTATTAATGCTCAG gTTTCACAAACGGGGTGCATATGATATAGAGAGCGAGGAGAAGGTCAAATTGGGGTTAGCGCCGAATCACTGA